In Littorina saxatilis isolate snail1 linkage group LG8, US_GU_Lsax_2.0, whole genome shotgun sequence, a single genomic region encodes these proteins:
- the LOC138974137 gene encoding uncharacterized protein: MAQHVFHVLWTILLCLLQTGGCQPFDGPTSIITIPNPPRVTFTQNVSDSTGRRIVITCKASSVDPATERLVDMSIQRVLHANPDADPVSIAEASQFHHQGNAVLQTQAPQKSNVTGSLFDSVITLILYRATCGDSGKYICTATSEDSIKSKKYASDINILIQVNPGPITKKLLNTSGTGCKVGQTLTMTCGQFVGAEDNSSQHNWVWEFKDKNDTDWQSYAVIGNPTADITESQPPSTHPTCYKHHSSSLSRRVTPEDSERQYRCYVNGKVTGQGVDKAKIHSVQVSGNTGKATDSQVSATNWLAVGLGVAGAVACLGVGLGVALHSKRKESGQQSMTPASSSAPPPPPPAGGNMKTAMNTGDTAHVGQSGQDPNDDIYDDASEATSDAT; the protein is encoded by the exons ATGGCACAGCACGTTTTTCATGTCTTGTGGACGATCCTGCTGTGTTTGCTGCAAACGG GTGGTTGTCAACCTTTTGACGGCCCCACTTCGATCATTACCATCCCGAATCCACCAAGAGTGACCTTCACCCAGAATGTGTCTGACAGCACGGGAAGACGTATTGTTATCACATGTAAGGCATCTTCGGTTGATCCGGCAACGGAGCGTTTGGTTGACATGAGCATTCAGCGAGTGCTGCACGCCAATCCTGATGCTGACCCTGTGTCGATAGCAGAAGCATCACAATTTCACCACCAAGGCAATGCAGTATTGCAAACTCAGGCACCTCAGAAATCCAATGTAACTGGCAGTCTGTTTGATAGCGTCATCACTCTCATCTTGTACAGAGCCACATGTGGTGATTCTGGAAAGTACATCTGCACTGCTACTTCAGAGGACTCCATTAAATCTAAGAAGTACGCGAGTGATATAAATATTTTGATTCAAG tgaacccaggacCCATCACAAAAAAACTGTTGAACACGTCAGGAACTGGATGCAAGGTGGGGCAGACACTTACAATGACCTGTGGCCAGTTTGTTGGAGCAGAAGACAATTCCTCGCAG cacaactgggtctgggAATTCAAGGACAAGAACGATACAGACTGGCAGTCCTACGCCGTCATAGGAAACCCCACAGCGGACATCACGGAAAGTCAACCGCCATCAACACACCCGACGTGCTACAAACATCATTCCAGTTCACTGTCACGACGGGTGACCCCTGAGGACTCTGAACGACAGTACCGGTGTTATGTGAACGGCAAAGTGACTGGCCAAGGCGTAGACAAGGCAAAGATTCACTCTGTGCAGGTCTCAG GCAACACAGGCAAGGCGACTGATTCACAAGTCAGCGCTACGAACTGGCTGGCAGTCGGTCTTGGTGTGGCGGGAGCTGTTGCCTGTCTCGGTGTCGGTCTCGGCGTCGCGCTCCACAGCAAGAGGAAAGAGAGCGGTCAACAGAGCATGACACCAGCCAGCTCATCcgcccctcctcctcctcctcccgcTGGCGGGAACATGAAGACCGCCATGAACACCGGTGACACTGCACACGTCGGTCAGTCTGGACAAGACCCGAACGACGATATATACGATGATGCTAGCGAGGCCACATCCGATGCAACTTAA